In the genome of Streptomyces pactum, one region contains:
- a CDS encoding Dps family protein, whose translation MSVLKSPLSDENRRIVGDALQGALVDLVDLSLLAKQVHWTVVGPRFRSVHLQLDEVVETARQHTDTVAERASAIGVAPDGRAETVAKTSGIDTVKEGWSSDEEAVRILVGALSTVIERMRKRIQDTEQPDPVTQDLLIGLTADLEKHHWMFQAETVKGGAGV comes from the coding sequence ATGTCTGTGCTGAAGAGCCCTCTGTCGGACGAGAACCGCCGGATCGTCGGTGACGCGCTGCAGGGCGCGCTGGTGGACCTGGTGGACCTGTCCCTGCTCGCCAAGCAGGTGCACTGGACGGTGGTGGGCCCGCGCTTCCGCTCCGTCCATCTGCAGCTCGACGAGGTGGTGGAGACCGCCCGCCAGCACACCGACACCGTCGCCGAGCGGGCCTCGGCGATAGGCGTGGCGCCGGACGGCCGGGCCGAGACGGTCGCCAAGACCAGCGGCATCGACACCGTCAAGGAAGGCTGGAGCAGCGACGAGGAGGCGGTCCGCATCCTCGTCGGCGCCCTCTCGACCGTCATCGAGCGGATGCGCAAGCGGATCCAGGACACCGAGCAGCCCGACCCGGTGACGCAGGACCTCCTCATCGGCCTCACCGCCGATCTGGAGAAGCACCACTGGATGTTCCAGGCCGAGACCGTGAAGGGCGGGGCGGGCGTCTGA
- a CDS encoding CinA family protein has protein sequence MTGGPSPLPSRGADTAARVLELLAAGGRTLAVAESLTGGLVSAELTGVPGASRAFRGAVTAYATDVKREVLGVDGTLLAERGAVDPDVARQMARGVRGLLGADWGVATTGVAGPAEQDGRPVGTVYTAVAGPGGAEAAVELRLDGDRAGIRSRSAAAALELLLSELIGNARAQDTEEHGGI, from the coding sequence GTGACCGGCGGCCCGTCCCCCCTCCCGTCCCGCGGCGCCGACACGGCCGCCCGGGTCCTGGAGCTGCTGGCGGCAGGTGGCCGGACGCTGGCCGTGGCGGAATCGCTCACCGGCGGTCTGGTGTCCGCCGAGCTGACCGGGGTACCCGGAGCTTCCCGGGCTTTCCGGGGCGCGGTCACCGCGTACGCCACCGACGTCAAGCGGGAGGTACTGGGCGTGGACGGGACGCTGCTCGCCGAGCGCGGGGCCGTGGACCCGGATGTCGCGCGGCAGATGGCGCGCGGCGTACGGGGACTGCTGGGCGCCGACTGGGGGGTCGCCACCACCGGGGTGGCCGGCCCGGCGGAGCAGGACGGCCGGCCGGTCGGCACCGTGTACACCGCGGTCGCCGGTCCCGGCGGCGCGGAAGCGGCGGTCGAGCTGCGGCTGGACGGGGACCGTGCCGGAATCCGTTCCAGGAGTGCCGCGGCGGCCCTGGAACTCCTGCTCAGCGAACTGATCGGGAATGCAAGGGCACAGGATACGGAAGAACACGGGGGGATTTGA
- a CDS encoding AraC family transcriptional regulator, protein MASGESARHWAHPELPGVDLLRARYIRKSFTPHTHDAFALAAITRGVEEFRHRTDIERVGPGGVALINPDVPHTGYAGVPEGWTYRVLYPSPELVAAIAAESGAVRGTPAFREVVVESDPYSHRLLTEVHRAAEEGNALAADSLLRIAVARLLRRYGTPLAARPAPGAGARIALRARAVLQERMADPPSLEKLAAELGTGPFALLRAFRATFGMPPHTWLTDARVRRARELLEAGTAPAVVAAQVGFTDQPHLNRHFTRIVGVPPGAYQRERARTYKTAPGTPA, encoded by the coding sequence ATGGCGAGCGGAGAGAGCGCACGGCACTGGGCCCACCCGGAGCTGCCCGGGGTCGATCTGCTGCGCGCCCGCTACATCCGCAAGTCGTTCACCCCGCACACCCACGACGCCTTCGCGCTGGCCGCCATCACCCGGGGCGTCGAGGAGTTCCGGCACCGCACCGACATCGAACGGGTCGGCCCCGGCGGGGTGGCCCTGATCAACCCCGACGTGCCGCACACCGGGTACGCCGGCGTCCCGGAGGGCTGGACGTACCGGGTCCTGTACCCCAGCCCGGAGCTGGTCGCGGCGATCGCCGCGGAGAGCGGGGCGGTCCGCGGCACCCCCGCCTTCCGCGAGGTGGTGGTCGAGTCCGACCCGTACAGCCACCGCCTGCTCACCGAGGTGCACCGGGCCGCCGAGGAGGGCAACGCGCTGGCCGCCGACAGCCTGCTGCGGATCGCCGTCGCCCGTCTGCTGCGCCGCTACGGGACGCCACTGGCCGCGCGCCCGGCGCCCGGCGCGGGCGCGCGTATCGCCCTGCGCGCCCGCGCGGTGCTCCAGGAGCGGATGGCCGACCCGCCGTCGCTGGAGAAGCTCGCCGCCGAACTGGGCACCGGTCCCTTCGCCCTGCTGCGTGCCTTCCGCGCCACCTTCGGCATGCCGCCGCACACCTGGCTCACCGACGCCCGGGTGCGGCGGGCCCGGGAGCTGCTGGAGGCCGGGACCGCGCCCGCCGTGGTGGCCGCCCAGGTCGGGTTCACCGACCAGCCCCACCTGAACCGGCACTTCACCCGGATCGTGGGCGTACCTCCCGGGGCCTACCAGCGGGAGCGCGCAAGAACGTACAAGACCGCCCCCGGGACGCCCGCCTAG
- a CDS encoding AI-2E family transporter gives MATTEQTPPLDDDRPRPPARPAAPMPRWLPRAMVLALALVACFQLATWAFDQLTGLLLNILIAFFLALAIEPAVDRMAARGIRRGVATGLVFLGILVFVAGFFTLLGSMLADQIVKMVEDFPDYLDKLINWSNQTFHTELSRVEIQDSLLHSEVLQRYAQDSADNVLDVSAAVLGGLFQVLTVTLFAFYFAADGPRLRRGLCSVLPPHRQAEVLRAWEIAVAKTGGYLYSRGLMALISGIAHYILLEILGVPYAPALAVWVGLISQFIPTIGTYLAGALPMLIAFTVDPWYAVWVLGFVVIYQQFENYLLQPRITAKTVDIHPAVAFGSVIAGTALLGAIGALIAIPATATLQAFLGAYVKRYDVTDDPRVQGRRSRREPGVSALGRVREALARRG, from the coding sequence GTGGCAACGACAGAACAGACGCCTCCGCTCGACGACGACCGCCCCCGGCCCCCGGCGCGGCCCGCCGCCCCGATGCCGCGCTGGCTGCCCCGTGCCATGGTGCTGGCGCTTGCGCTGGTGGCCTGTTTCCAGCTTGCCACCTGGGCGTTCGACCAGCTCACGGGGCTGCTGCTCAACATCCTGATCGCGTTCTTCCTGGCCCTGGCGATCGAGCCGGCGGTGGACCGGATGGCCGCCCGCGGCATCCGCCGGGGCGTCGCCACCGGGCTGGTGTTCCTCGGCATCCTCGTCTTCGTGGCCGGCTTCTTCACGCTGCTCGGGTCGATGCTGGCGGACCAGATCGTGAAGATGGTCGAGGACTTCCCCGACTACCTCGACAAGCTGATCAACTGGAGCAACCAGACGTTCCACACCGAGCTGTCCCGGGTGGAGATACAGGACAGCCTGCTCCACTCCGAGGTGCTGCAGCGGTACGCCCAGGACAGCGCGGACAACGTGCTGGACGTCTCCGCGGCCGTGCTCGGCGGCCTGTTCCAGGTGCTGACGGTGACCCTGTTCGCCTTCTACTTCGCCGCGGACGGCCCCCGGCTGCGGCGCGGCCTGTGCTCGGTGCTGCCGCCGCACCGGCAGGCCGAGGTACTGCGGGCCTGGGAGATCGCGGTGGCCAAGACCGGCGGCTACCTCTACTCGCGCGGGCTGATGGCGCTGATCTCCGGGATCGCGCACTACATCCTGCTGGAGATCCTGGGGGTGCCCTACGCGCCCGCGCTGGCCGTCTGGGTGGGGCTGATCTCCCAGTTCATCCCGACCATCGGCACCTACCTGGCGGGCGCCCTGCCGATGCTCATCGCCTTCACCGTCGATCCCTGGTACGCGGTGTGGGTGCTCGGCTTCGTGGTGATCTACCAGCAGTTCGAGAACTACCTGCTGCAACCGCGGATCACCGCGAAGACGGTGGACATCCACCCGGCGGTGGCGTTCGGTTCGGTGATCGCGGGCACCGCGCTGCTCGGCGCGATCGGCGCGCTGATCGCGATCCCGGCGACGGCGACGCTGCAGGCGTTCCTCGGCGCGTACGTCAAGCGGTACGACGTGACCGACGACCCGCGGGTACAGGGGCGGCGGTCCCGGCGGGAGCCCGGGGTGTCGGCCCTGGGGCGGGTCCGGGAGGCGCTGGCCCGTCGCGGCTGA
- a CDS encoding DUF3046 domain-containing protein, translating to MRLTDFWQRMADHFGEAYADSFARDHVMAELGGRTVHQALDAGWEAKDVWRGVCRAVDVPHDRR from the coding sequence ATGCGGTTGACGGACTTCTGGCAGCGGATGGCGGACCACTTCGGTGAGGCGTACGCCGACTCCTTCGCGCGCGATCATGTGATGGCCGAACTCGGTGGCCGGACCGTCCACCAGGCGCTGGACGCCGGCTGGGAGGCCAAGGACGTGTGGCGCGGGGTGTGCCGGGCCGTGGACGTCCCGCACGACAGACGCTGA
- a CDS encoding AzlD domain-containing protein: protein MSVWTAIAATAVGCYLVKLLGLSVPAGVLERPLVKRLAALVPVALLAALTAQQTFAAGQSLRLDAGAAGLAAAALALLLRAPFLVVVTAAVAVTAVVRALTG from the coding sequence GTGAGCGTCTGGACCGCCATCGCGGCGACCGCGGTCGGCTGCTACCTGGTGAAGCTGCTGGGCCTGTCGGTGCCGGCCGGGGTCCTGGAGCGTCCCCTGGTCAAGCGGCTCGCCGCACTGGTCCCGGTCGCCCTGCTGGCGGCGCTCACCGCCCAGCAGACCTTCGCCGCGGGACAGAGCCTGCGTCTCGACGCCGGCGCGGCGGGGCTCGCCGCGGCGGCGCTCGCCCTGCTGCTGCGCGCCCCGTTCCTGGTGGTGGTGACGGCCGCGGTGGCCGTCACCGCGGTGGTCAGGGCACTGACCGGCTGA
- a CDS encoding ATP-dependent helicase yields MARTALDSFSPATRGWFTGAFRAPTAAQEGAWRAIAEGSDVLVVAPTGSGKTLAAFLAALDRLASTPPPAEARKRCRVLYVSPLKALAVDVERNLRSPLTGIRHEALRLGLPEPEVRVGIRSGDTSAAERRAIATRPPDILITTPESLFLMLTSSAREALTGVETVILDEVHAVAGTKRGAHLALSLERLDHLLARPARRIGLSATVRPVDEVARFLYPRRRVEVVQPPSGKEFDLSVVVPVEDLGELGSSPVQDGDTGERPSIWPQVEERIADLVTAHRSTIVFANSRRLAERLCNRLNEIAYERATGTAVPEDHSPAELMGGSGAATGAPPLLARAHHGSVSKEQRAQVEEDLKAGRLPAVVATSSLELGIDMGAVDLVVQVESPPSVASGLQRVGRAGHQVGAVSTGVVFPKYRGDLVQAAVVTERMRQGAIESLRVPANPLDVLAQQVVAMTALDTWDVAELLALVRRAAPFASLPESAFTAVLDMLAGRYPSDAFAELRPRVVWDRVAGTVTGRPGAQRLAVTSGGTIPDRGLFGVFLAGSDPRKGGGRVGELDEEMVYESRVGDVFTLGTTSWRIEDITRDRVLVSPAPGVPGRLPFWKGDQLGRPLELGRALGAFLREVGGMGPEAARERLAAAGLDDWAAGNVLSYLDEQRRACGHVPDDRTIVVERFRDELGDWRVVVHSPFGAQVHAPWALALGARLTERYGLDAQVMHADDGIVLRLPDADTMGLDFLDADPAAPAAAYDAEQSPVGAADVVFDKGEVDRIVTDQVGGSALFAARFRECAARALLLPRRNPGKRTPLWQQRQRAAQLLQVASEFGSFPIVLEAVRECLQDVFDVPGLTELMGDIESRRVRLVEVTTPEPSPFARSLLFGYVAQFLYEGDSPLAERRAAALSLDSRLLAELLGQAELRELLDAEVLTELERELQWRTEDRRAKDAESVADLLRILGPLTGEELAERGAEPEWVRELAAARRAIPVRIAGRDHWAAVEDAGRLRDALGTALPVGVPEAFTEPVKDPLGDLLARFARTHGPFTTATAAARFGLGAAVTEGALQRLAASGRVVQGEFHPAGIGQEWCDAAVLRRLRRRSLAALREELEPVPPAALAAFLPQWQHVGAPHPQPRDRTGAAPSAVPGLRGIDGLVRAVEQLQGAPVPASALEKLVLPSRVADYNPTMLDELTAGGEVLWAGAGALPGKDGWVSLHLADAAPLLLPAPHPLELGPLHLAVLDALSGGYGLFFRQIAEQVRAAHPESSDAELADVVWELCWSGRLTNDTLAPLRSLLGSGRTAGATAHRARRTVPRGRYGTGGLTARAGRPGGARGGPPTVAGRWSMLPEREPDTTHRAHALARTLLDRHGIVTRGTVVAEGVEGGFSAAYRVLSAFEDTGQARRGYVVEGLGAAQFAMDGAVDRLRAVSGARDRAAGLAADSGDVFGAPPAGRALVLAAADPANAYGAALPWPEPPAGAGHKPGRKAGSLVVLVEGELTLYVERGGKSLLAWPSGPAEAESPDDDARLRVAVEALAAAGRHGALGTVTVERVNGTPALTGPWGRTLETAGFHPTPRGFRLRAP; encoded by the coding sequence ATGGCGAGGACAGCGCTCGACAGCTTCTCCCCGGCGACCCGCGGATGGTTCACCGGGGCGTTCCGCGCGCCCACCGCCGCGCAGGAGGGGGCCTGGCGGGCCATCGCGGAGGGCTCGGACGTGCTGGTGGTCGCCCCGACCGGCTCGGGCAAGACACTCGCCGCCTTCCTCGCCGCGCTGGACCGGCTGGCGAGTACCCCGCCGCCGGCCGAGGCGCGGAAGCGGTGCCGGGTGCTGTACGTCTCCCCGCTGAAGGCGCTGGCGGTGGACGTGGAGCGGAACCTGCGCAGTCCACTGACCGGCATCCGCCACGAGGCGTTGCGGCTGGGGCTGCCGGAGCCCGAGGTGCGGGTCGGCATCCGGTCGGGGGACACCTCCGCGGCCGAGCGGCGCGCGATCGCCACCCGCCCGCCGGACATCCTCATCACCACCCCGGAGTCGCTGTTCCTGATGCTCACCTCCTCCGCCCGGGAGGCGCTCACCGGGGTGGAGACGGTGATCCTCGACGAGGTGCACGCCGTCGCCGGCACCAAGCGCGGCGCGCACCTGGCGCTGTCCCTGGAGCGGCTGGACCACCTGCTGGCCCGTCCGGCGCGCCGCATCGGGTTGTCCGCGACCGTGCGGCCGGTGGACGAGGTGGCCCGGTTCCTCTACCCGCGGCGCAGGGTGGAGGTGGTCCAGCCGCCCTCCGGCAAGGAGTTCGACCTGTCGGTGGTGGTCCCGGTGGAGGACCTCGGCGAGCTGGGTTCCTCCCCGGTCCAGGACGGTGACACCGGGGAGCGGCCGTCGATCTGGCCGCAGGTGGAGGAGCGGATCGCCGATCTGGTGACCGCGCACCGCTCGACCATCGTCTTCGCCAACTCCCGCCGGCTGGCCGAGCGGCTGTGCAACCGGCTCAACGAGATCGCCTACGAGCGGGCCACCGGCACCGCGGTCCCCGAGGACCACTCCCCGGCGGAGCTGATGGGCGGCTCCGGTGCCGCCACGGGCGCGCCGCCGCTGCTCGCCCGCGCCCACCACGGCTCGGTCTCCAAGGAGCAGCGGGCGCAGGTGGAGGAGGACCTGAAGGCCGGGCGGCTGCCGGCCGTGGTGGCCACCTCCAGCCTGGAGCTGGGCATCGACATGGGCGCGGTGGACCTGGTGGTGCAGGTGGAGTCGCCGCCGTCGGTGGCCTCCGGGCTGCAGCGGGTGGGGCGGGCCGGCCACCAGGTGGGCGCGGTCTCCACCGGGGTGGTCTTCCCCAAGTACCGCGGTGACCTGGTGCAGGCCGCGGTGGTCACCGAGCGGATGCGGCAGGGCGCCATCGAGTCGCTACGGGTGCCGGCCAACCCGCTCGACGTGCTGGCCCAGCAGGTTGTCGCCATGACGGCGCTGGACACCTGGGACGTGGCGGAGCTGCTGGCGCTGGTGCGACGGGCGGCGCCGTTCGCCTCGCTGCCGGAGTCGGCGTTCACCGCGGTCCTGGACATGCTCGCCGGCCGCTACCCCTCCGACGCGTTCGCGGAGCTGCGTCCGCGGGTGGTCTGGGACCGGGTGGCCGGCACCGTCACCGGCCGGCCGGGGGCCCAGCGGCTGGCGGTCACCTCCGGCGGCACCATCCCGGACCGGGGTCTGTTCGGGGTCTTCCTCGCCGGTTCCGACCCGCGCAAGGGCGGCGGCCGGGTCGGCGAGCTGGACGAGGAGATGGTGTACGAGTCGCGGGTGGGGGACGTCTTCACCCTCGGTACCACCTCCTGGCGCATCGAGGACATCACCCGGGACCGGGTCCTGGTCTCCCCCGCCCCCGGGGTGCCCGGGCGGCTGCCGTTCTGGAAGGGCGACCAGCTGGGGCGCCCGCTGGAGCTGGGCCGGGCGCTGGGCGCCTTCCTCCGCGAGGTCGGCGGGATGGGGCCGGAGGCGGCGCGGGAGCGGCTGGCCGCGGCGGGCCTGGACGACTGGGCCGCCGGGAACGTATTGAGCTACCTCGACGAGCAGCGGCGGGCGTGCGGGCACGTGCCGGACGACCGCACGATCGTGGTGGAGCGGTTCCGGGACGAGCTGGGCGACTGGCGGGTGGTGGTGCACTCCCCCTTCGGGGCGCAGGTGCACGCCCCGTGGGCGCTCGCGCTGGGGGCCCGGCTGACCGAGCGGTACGGACTGGACGCCCAGGTGATGCACGCCGACGACGGCATCGTGCTGCGGCTGCCGGACGCGGACACCATGGGCCTGGACTTCCTCGACGCCGACCCGGCCGCCCCGGCAGCGGCGTACGACGCCGAGCAGTCGCCGGTGGGCGCCGCCGACGTGGTCTTCGACAAGGGCGAGGTCGACCGGATCGTCACCGACCAGGTGGGCGGCTCGGCGCTGTTCGCCGCCCGGTTCCGGGAGTGCGCGGCGCGCGCCCTGCTGCTGCCGCGGCGCAACCCGGGCAAGCGGACCCCGCTGTGGCAGCAGCGGCAGCGCGCCGCCCAGCTCCTCCAGGTGGCGAGCGAGTTCGGGTCGTTCCCGATCGTCCTGGAGGCGGTCCGGGAGTGCCTGCAGGACGTGTTCGACGTCCCCGGGCTCACCGAGCTGATGGGGGACATCGAGTCCCGGCGGGTGCGGCTGGTGGAGGTCACCACCCCCGAGCCGTCGCCGTTCGCCCGCTCGCTGCTCTTCGGGTACGTCGCGCAGTTCCTGTACGAGGGTGACTCGCCGCTCGCCGAGCGGCGCGCCGCGGCCCTGTCGCTGGACTCCCGGCTGCTGGCCGAGCTGCTGGGCCAGGCCGAGCTGCGGGAGCTGCTCGACGCGGAGGTGCTGACCGAGCTGGAGCGCGAGCTGCAGTGGCGCACCGAGGACCGGCGCGCCAAGGACGCCGAGAGCGTGGCGGACCTGCTGCGCATCCTCGGGCCGCTCACCGGCGAGGAGCTGGCCGAGCGCGGCGCGGAGCCGGAGTGGGTGCGGGAGCTGGCCGCCGCCCGGCGCGCCATCCCGGTCCGCATCGCCGGGCGGGACCACTGGGCGGCGGTGGAGGACGCCGGCCGGCTGCGGGACGCGCTGGGCACCGCGCTCCCGGTGGGGGTGCCGGAGGCCTTCACCGAGCCGGTCAAGGACCCGCTGGGCGATCTGCTGGCCCGGTTCGCCCGCACCCACGGCCCGTTCACCACCGCCACCGCCGCCGCACGGTTCGGCCTGGGCGCGGCCGTCACCGAGGGCGCGCTGCAGCGGCTCGCCGCGTCGGGCCGGGTGGTGCAGGGCGAGTTCCATCCGGCCGGCATCGGCCAGGAGTGGTGTGACGCGGCGGTGCTGCGGCGGCTGCGCCGCAGGTCGCTCGCCGCGCTGCGGGAGGAGCTGGAGCCGGTGCCGCCCGCCGCGCTCGCCGCCTTCCTCCCGCAGTGGCAGCACGTGGGGGCGCCCCACCCGCAGCCCCGGGACAGAACGGGCGCGGCGCCCTCGGCGGTTCCGGGGCTGCGCGGCATCGACGGCCTGGTGCGCGCCGTCGAGCAGTTGCAGGGCGCGCCGGTGCCGGCGTCCGCACTGGAGAAGCTGGTCCTGCCGTCGCGGGTCGCCGACTACAACCCGACCATGCTCGACGAGCTCACCGCCGGCGGCGAGGTGCTGTGGGCCGGCGCGGGCGCCCTGCCCGGCAAGGACGGCTGGGTCTCGCTCCACCTCGCCGACGCCGCGCCGCTGCTGCTGCCCGCGCCGCACCCGCTGGAGCTGGGACCGCTGCACCTGGCGGTCCTGGACGCCCTGTCCGGGGGGTACGGCCTGTTCTTCCGGCAGATCGCCGAACAGGTGCGCGCCGCCCACCCGGAGTCCTCGGACGCCGAGCTGGCCGACGTGGTGTGGGAGCTGTGCTGGTCCGGGCGGCTGACCAACGACACCCTGGCCCCGCTCCGCTCGCTGCTGGGCTCGGGCCGCACCGCGGGGGCCACCGCGCACCGCGCCCGGCGCACGGTGCCCCGCGGCCGCTACGGAACCGGCGGCCTGACCGCCCGTGCGGGTCGGCCGGGCGGGGCCCGGGGCGGCCCGCCGACGGTCGCCGGCCGCTGGTCGATGCTGCCGGAGCGGGAGCCGGACACCACCCACCGGGCACACGCACTGGCCCGTACGCTGCTCGACCGGCACGGCATCGTCACCCGCGGCACGGTGGTGGCGGAGGGCGTGGAGGGCGGCTTCTCGGCCGCCTACCGGGTGCTGTCGGCGTTCGAGGACACCGGGCAGGCCCGGCGCGGTTACGTGGTCGAGGGGCTCGGCGCGGCGCAGTTCGCGATGGACGGCGCGGTGGACCGGCTGCGCGCGGTGAGCGGCGCCCGGGACCGCGCGGCGGGCCTGGCCGCGGACAGCGGTGACGTCTTCGGGGCGCCGCCGGCCGGCCGGGCGCTGGTCCTGGCCGCCGCCGACCCGGCCAACGCCTACGGCGCGGCGCTGCCCTGGCCGGAGCCGCCGGCCGGGGCCGGCCACAAGCCGGGGCGCAAGGCGGGGTCGCTGGTGGTGCTCGTCGAGGGCGAGCTGACGCTGTACGTCGAGCGGGGCGGAAAGTCCCTGCTGGCCTGGCCGTCCGGCCCGGCGGAGGCGGAGTCCCCGGACGACGACGCCCGGCTGCGGGTCGCCGTGGAGGCGCTGGCCGCCGCCGGACGGCACGGCGCGCTGGGCACCGTCACGGTGGAGCGCGTCAACGGCACCCCCGCGCTGACCGGACCCTGGGGACGCACCCTGGAGACGGCCGGGTTCCACCCGACCCCGCGCGGCTTCCGCCTCCGCGCTCCGTAG
- a CDS encoding Fpg/Nei family DNA glycosylase, which produces MPEGDTVWRVARTLHRALAGHRLTRCDLRVPRLATVDLSGRTVTEVVPRGKHLLTRVEGGLTLHSHLRMDGAWRVYRAGERWTGGPGHQIRAVLGTADRTAVGYRLPVLELLRTADEERVVGHLGPDPLGPDWDAAAALRRLLADPSRPVGDALLDQRSLAGLGNVYRCEMCFLLRVTPWSPIGELPRPERIPVMAKKLLEVNKGRPARITTGETRADRGLWVYGRAGLPCRRCGAAVRTAPPAPGSGAGAPEERVTYWCPRCQAGPVPDQV; this is translated from the coding sequence ATGCCCGAAGGAGACACCGTCTGGCGCGTGGCCCGCACCCTGCACCGGGCGCTGGCCGGACACCGCCTCACCCGCTGCGACCTGCGGGTCCCCAGGCTGGCGACGGTGGACCTCAGCGGCCGCACCGTGACCGAGGTGGTGCCGCGCGGCAAACACCTCCTCACCCGGGTCGAGGGCGGGCTGACCCTCCACTCGCATCTGCGGATGGACGGCGCGTGGCGCGTCTACCGGGCCGGGGAGCGGTGGACGGGCGGGCCCGGTCACCAGATCCGCGCCGTCCTGGGCACCGCGGACCGTACCGCGGTCGGCTACCGGCTGCCGGTCCTGGAACTGCTCCGCACCGCCGACGAGGAGCGGGTGGTCGGCCACCTGGGCCCCGACCCGCTGGGCCCGGACTGGGACGCCGCGGCGGCGCTCCGGCGGCTGCTCGCCGACCCGTCCCGCCCGGTCGGCGACGCCCTGCTCGACCAGCGGAGCCTGGCCGGGCTGGGCAACGTCTACCGGTGCGAGATGTGCTTCCTGCTGCGGGTGACCCCGTGGTCGCCGATCGGGGAGCTGCCGCGCCCCGAACGGATCCCGGTGATGGCGAAGAAACTGCTGGAGGTCAACAAGGGACGACCGGCCCGGATCACCACCGGCGAGACACGGGCGGACCGGGGGCTGTGGGTGTACGGGCGTGCCGGCCTGCCGTGCCGCCGCTGCGGCGCCGCGGTACGGACGGCCCCGCCGGCCCCCGGGAGCGGCGCCGGGGCCCCGGAGGAACGGGTCACCTACTGGTGCCCGCGCTGCCAGGCCGGCCCGGTCCCGGACCAGGTCTGA
- a CDS encoding helix-turn-helix domain-containing protein, which translates to MILLRRLLGDVLRRQRQRQGRTLREVSSSARVSLGYLSEVERGQKEASSELLSAICDALDVRMSQVMREVSDELSLAELAESATAGESVPAPVRPMLNSVSVSSVTGVPEERVTIKAPAEAVDVVAA; encoded by the coding sequence ATGATTCTGCTTCGTCGCCTGCTGGGTGACGTGCTGCGCCGGCAGCGTCAGCGCCAGGGCCGAACCCTGCGCGAGGTCTCCTCCTCCGCCCGGGTGTCGCTCGGCTATCTGTCGGAGGTCGAGCGGGGACAGAAGGAAGCCTCGTCCGAACTGCTGTCGGCCATCTGTGACGCGCTGGACGTCCGGATGTCGCAGGTCATGCGCGAGGTGAGTGATGAACTCTCGCTCGCGGAGCTGGCGGAGTCGGCCACGGCCGGCGAGTCGGTGCCGGCACCGGTGCGGCCGATGCTGAACTCGGTCTCGGTCTCCTCGGTGACGGGTGTCCCGGAGGAGCGGGTGACCATCAAGGCGCCCGCGGAGGCCGTGGACGTCGTCGCGGCCTGA
- the pgsA gene encoding CDP-diacylglycerol--glycerol-3-phosphate 3-phosphatidyltransferase, whose translation MTHVPASTAGGARSPAVSARPAGLWNIANILTMVRLLLVPGFVLLMLHGGGYDPAWRAFAWAAFAIAMITDLFDGHLARRYNLVTDFGKIADPIADKAIMGAALVCLSALEDLPWWVTGVILFREIGITLMRFWVIKHGVIPASRGGKMKTLAQGTAVGMYILALTGPLATLRFWVMAVAVALTVVTGLDYVRQAFRLRRAGLAAERERAEREAVR comes from the coding sequence ATGACCCACGTCCCGGCATCCACCGCGGGAGGCGCCCGGTCACCGGCCGTGTCCGCGCGACCGGCCGGACTGTGGAACATCGCGAACATCCTGACCATGGTCAGGCTGCTGCTGGTGCCCGGTTTCGTGCTGCTCATGCTGCACGGCGGCGGGTACGACCCGGCGTGGCGCGCGTTCGCCTGGGCCGCCTTCGCCATCGCCATGATCACCGATCTGTTCGACGGCCACCTGGCACGCCGGTACAACCTGGTCACCGACTTCGGCAAGATCGCCGATCCGATCGCCGACAAGGCGATCATGGGGGCGGCGCTGGTGTGTCTGTCGGCGCTGGAGGACCTGCCGTGGTGGGTGACCGGCGTGATCCTCTTCCGCGAGATCGGCATCACCCTGATGCGGTTCTGGGTGATCAAGCACGGGGTCATCCCGGCCAGCCGGGGCGGGAAGATGAAGACGCTGGCGCAGGGCACCGCGGTCGGCATGTACATCCTGGCGCTCACCGGGCCGCTGGCCACGCTGCGCTTCTGGGTGATGGCGGTTGCGGTCGCGCTGACCGTGGTCACCGGCCTGGACTACGTACGGCAGGCCTTCCGGCTGCGGCGCGCGGGACTGGCCGCCGAGCGCGAGCGGGCCGAGCGGGAGGCGGTGCGGTGA